One region of Mycobacterium riyadhense genomic DNA includes:
- a CDS encoding NAD-dependent epimerase/dehydratase family protein, whose protein sequence is MRTLVTGSSGHLGEALVRTLRARGADVIGLDNRPSAYTNAVGSISDTELMRQVMAGVEVVFHAAAHHKPQLAFLPRQAFLDSNIIGTQTVLDAAVAANVRAFVMTSSTTVFGDALIPPADQPAAWIDESVRPVPKNIYGVTKASAEDLCQLAHRNDGLACVVLRASRFFVEGDDMPDLYHGRSEDNIKANEYAYRRIALEDVVDAHLKAAQRASRIGFGRYLISATTPFSHADMAQLRTDAATVFERRVPLAAAVWNELGWRFPDRLDRVYVNARARRDLDWRPRFDLNAIAARLANGESVHTPLSQLVGSKEYANSPYHLGVFEPVASVTV, encoded by the coding sequence ATGCGCACCCTCGTTACGGGCAGCTCCGGCCACCTTGGCGAGGCGTTGGTGCGCACCCTGCGCGCGCGTGGCGCCGACGTCATCGGCCTCGATAACCGGCCTTCGGCATACACGAATGCTGTTGGCTCCATTAGTGATACAGAGCTCATGCGCCAAGTGATGGCAGGCGTGGAGGTGGTGTTCCACGCCGCGGCTCACCACAAGCCGCAGCTGGCCTTCCTGCCACGTCAGGCCTTCCTGGACAGCAACATCATCGGTACTCAGACGGTGTTAGATGCCGCCGTCGCCGCGAACGTTCGTGCCTTCGTCATGACGTCTTCGACAACGGTTTTCGGCGATGCGCTGATACCGCCGGCCGACCAGCCCGCGGCCTGGATCGACGAGTCGGTCCGTCCGGTTCCCAAGAACATTTACGGCGTCACCAAAGCCAGCGCCGAGGATCTCTGCCAGTTGGCCCATCGCAACGACGGGCTGGCCTGCGTCGTACTGCGCGCCTCTCGATTCTTCGTAGAGGGCGACGACATGCCAGACCTTTACCACGGCCGCAGCGAGGACAACATCAAAGCCAACGAATACGCATATCGCCGGATCGCGCTCGAAGACGTCGTTGACGCCCATCTGAAGGCGGCCCAGCGGGCCTCCCGCATCGGCTTCGGGCGCTATCTCATATCCGCTACCACACCCTTCAGCCACGCGGACATGGCGCAGCTACGGACCGACGCGGCAACGGTATTCGAGCGTCGGGTGCCACTGGCCGCGGCGGTGTGGAATGAGCTCGGGTGGCGGTTTCCCGACCGTTTGGACCGCGTGTACGTCAACGCTCGGGCCCGACGTGACCTGGACTGGCGCCCGCGGTTCGACCTGAACGCGATTGCCGCCAGGCTCGCCAACGGCGAGTCGGTGCACACGCCGCTGTCGCAACTAGTGGGCTCCAAGGAATACGCCAACAGCCCCTACCACCTGGGTGTATTTGAGCCTGTGGCTAGTGTCACCGTATAG
- a CDS encoding 4-hyroxy-2-oxovalerate aldolase — MFTSTTQREPVILDTTVRDGSYAVNFQYTEADVRRIVGDLDAAGVPYIEIGHGVTIGATAAQGIAAQTDEEYFRAARSVVRNAKLGAVIVPALVPIASVDLAGDYLDFLRMCVIATEFEKVVPFVERAQAKGLEVSVQLVKSHLFEPDLLACAAKQASQLGVRIVYVVDTTGTFLPEDVRRYVQALRNASDVTVGYHGHNNLGMAVANTLEAFDAGADFLDGTLMGFGRGAGNCQTECLIAALHRRGYLAGIDLDRIFDTARSDMLGRAPESYGIDPWEISFGFHGLDSLHVDHIRASAEMANLSVSRVIRETSKTIDGPWLSAADIDRVVAGMRTC, encoded by the coding sequence ATGTTCACCAGTACAACGCAACGAGAACCGGTCATCCTCGATACCACCGTCCGTGACGGCAGTTACGCGGTGAACTTCCAATACACCGAAGCCGATGTCCGCAGGATCGTCGGAGATCTCGACGCCGCCGGTGTCCCCTATATTGAAATCGGCCATGGCGTCACCATCGGAGCAACGGCGGCGCAGGGCATCGCAGCCCAGACGGACGAGGAGTATTTCCGCGCCGCACGCTCGGTGGTGCGTAACGCGAAACTTGGCGCGGTGATCGTCCCAGCCCTGGTGCCGATCGCATCGGTGGACCTGGCGGGGGACTACCTCGACTTTCTGCGTATGTGCGTGATTGCCACCGAATTTGAGAAGGTGGTGCCTTTCGTCGAGCGGGCGCAGGCAAAGGGTCTCGAGGTCTCCGTGCAGCTGGTGAAGTCGCACCTGTTCGAGCCGGATCTGCTGGCCTGTGCCGCGAAGCAAGCCAGTCAACTGGGAGTCCGGATCGTTTACGTGGTGGACACGACGGGCACCTTCCTGCCGGAGGACGTACGCCGCTACGTCCAAGCCCTCCGCAACGCGAGCGATGTCACGGTCGGCTACCACGGACACAACAACCTTGGTATGGCCGTCGCGAACACCTTGGAGGCGTTCGATGCCGGCGCCGACTTCCTGGACGGGACCCTGATGGGCTTCGGTCGGGGCGCCGGCAATTGCCAGACCGAGTGCCTCATCGCTGCGCTGCACCGGCGCGGGTACTTGGCGGGGATCGACCTGGATCGCATTTTCGATACGGCGCGGTCGGACATGCTGGGACGAGCCCCGGAGAGCTACGGCATCGATCCGTGGGAGATCTCGTTTGGATTCCACGGCCTCGATTCGTTGCACGTCGACCACATCCGCGCGTCAGCGGAAATGGCGAACCTTTCCGTGTCCCGTGTCATCCGTGAGACCTCGAAAACCATTGATGGGCCGTGGTTATCGGCGGCAGACATCGACCGAGTGGTAGCCGGGATGCGGACATGCTGA
- a CDS encoding thiamine pyrophosphate-binding protein: protein MRSASRAVTTIGDHLVHRMREAGISVLCGLPTSRLDSLLVRVTQDPGFRIVLARHEGGAGYLADGFARASGRPAAVFAAGPGATNVISAVANASVNHVPMLVLTGEVSVAEFGLCSQQDTSDDGLGLGAAFRRLCRCSVSIESVANARSKIDRAFRALASGPRGPVHIALPRDLVDEPLPVDQIGAAVAGPGAPRILAPCGPELADEVIGRLDRSAAPLLLLGNGCRSDAIHSEIVAFCEQAGLPFATTPNGRGVVPETHPLSLGVLGLFGDGRAEDYLFDTPCDLLIAVGVSFGGLVTRSFSPRWNGLKADVIHVDPDPSAFGRLVETSLGINTSSRAFVESVRSGRSSQPRRRAAVPPPTPLTVPETQGEAIHPLQVMRELDSKLGRTATICVDVGTCIYWAFRGIPVRRPGGFFATTDFSPMGCGIAGAIGVALARPNERVICIAGDGAFLMHGTEISTAVAQGIPVTWVILNDGQMTASSGPIQGRMDPAAVGSVARIGANDLAAMASALGAHGIRVDMRAELRAGIEKALAATGPCVLDVAIDPAVNKPDIGVGK, encoded by the coding sequence ATGCGATCAGCGAGTCGTGCCGTGACCACCATTGGCGATCATCTTGTCCACCGGATGCGCGAGGCGGGCATATCCGTCCTTTGCGGGCTCCCCACGTCTAGGCTCGACTCGTTGTTGGTTCGTGTCACGCAGGATCCCGGTTTCCGGATCGTGCTGGCGCGGCACGAGGGCGGCGCCGGCTACCTGGCCGACGGCTTCGCCCGGGCGTCGGGAAGGCCCGCGGCGGTCTTTGCGGCAGGCCCTGGGGCGACCAACGTCATCAGCGCCGTCGCGAACGCCTCGGTGAACCACGTGCCCATGCTTGTCCTCACCGGCGAGGTGTCGGTCGCAGAATTCGGTCTTTGCTCGCAGCAGGACACCAGCGACGACGGCCTCGGCCTGGGTGCGGCCTTCCGCCGACTGTGCCGCTGTTCGGTGTCGATCGAATCGGTCGCCAATGCGCGCAGCAAGATCGATCGAGCGTTTCGGGCATTGGCCAGCGGGCCGAGGGGACCTGTGCACATCGCGCTGCCGCGCGATCTGGTGGACGAGCCGCTGCCGGTCGATCAGATTGGCGCCGCTGTGGCAGGTCCTGGGGCCCCGAGAATCCTGGCGCCCTGCGGTCCCGAGCTGGCCGATGAGGTGATCGGCAGGTTAGATCGGTCCGCCGCCCCCTTACTCTTGCTGGGAAATGGCTGCCGCAGCGACGCCATCCACTCCGAAATCGTCGCGTTCTGCGAGCAAGCCGGGCTCCCGTTTGCGACAACTCCGAACGGCCGGGGGGTCGTCCCAGAAACGCATCCGCTCTCGCTCGGCGTGCTTGGCCTATTCGGCGACGGCAGGGCTGAAGACTATCTCTTCGATACGCCGTGCGATCTGTTGATAGCGGTTGGCGTCTCGTTCGGCGGCTTGGTCACCCGCTCGTTTTCACCCCGTTGGAACGGACTCAAAGCCGACGTCATCCACGTCGATCCAGACCCGTCGGCGTTCGGCCGACTCGTCGAAACGTCGCTCGGGATCAACACATCCAGTCGTGCGTTCGTGGAATCGGTGCGCTCCGGGCGGTCGTCGCAACCTCGGCGGCGGGCCGCTGTGCCGCCGCCGACACCCCTGACGGTCCCGGAAACCCAGGGAGAAGCCATCCATCCTTTGCAAGTCATGCGCGAGTTGGACTCGAAACTTGGCCGGACGGCCACGATTTGCGTGGATGTTGGTACCTGCATTTATTGGGCCTTTCGCGGCATTCCGGTACGCCGGCCCGGCGGATTCTTTGCAACCACTGACTTTTCGCCCATGGGATGCGGCATCGCGGGTGCCATAGGCGTGGCCTTGGCGCGACCCAACGAGCGGGTCATCTGCATCGCCGGGGACGGGGCCTTCTTGATGCATGGCACCGAGATTTCCACCGCGGTCGCTCAGGGGATCCCGGTGACGTGGGTCATTCTGAACGACGGACAAATGACCGCAAGCAGCGGTCCAATCCAGGGGCGGATGGATCCCGCGGCGGTTGGGTCGGTCGCCCGGATCGGCGCGAACGATCTGGCGGCGATGGCCAGCGCCCTTGGCGCGCACGGGATTCGGGTTGATATGCGCGCCGAGCTTCGCGCTGGTATCGAAAAGGCGTTGGCCGCCACCGGCCCCTGCGTGCTCGATGTCGCGATCGACCCAGCGGTCAACAAGCCCGACATCGGCGTCGGCAAGTAA
- a CDS encoding cupin domain-containing protein gives MFVSNAREAEPFVAADLSEIRLLVDRATMGIASVSLAHATVAAGAETMWHRLDDTDEIYFVLSGRGLISVGDESRMVGRGDTVWIPAGTPQKIQNVGPGPLAFLCACGPAYVPECDQRVVP, from the coding sequence ATGTTCGTGAGCAACGCCAGGGAAGCGGAACCGTTTGTGGCGGCGGACTTGTCGGAGATCCGGCTCTTGGTGGACCGGGCCACCATGGGGATCGCTTCGGTCAGTCTGGCCCATGCAACCGTGGCCGCCGGTGCCGAGACCATGTGGCATCGCTTGGATGACACCGACGAAATCTATTTCGTCCTCTCCGGACGTGGGCTCATTTCAGTGGGTGACGAGTCGCGAATGGTGGGACGCGGTGACACGGTCTGGATACCGGCGGGGACCCCGCAAAAGATCCAGAATGTCGGTCCAGGTCCGTTGGCGTTCTTGTGCGCCTGTGGTCCGGCCTATGTGCCGGAATGCGATCAGCGAGTCGTGCCGTGA